In a genomic window of Siphonobacter curvatus:
- a CDS encoding PAS domain-containing sensor histidine kinase: MTLPRVYTDSFPFLQGGGEMGQLTRQFDWSKTSLGTPDTWPASLCISLGILLNSKFPMFLYWGPDYICFYNDAYRPSLGITGKHPAVLGSRGEDIWPEVWAFNRPRLNAIMAGGEATWEEDQLLPIYRNGKMEPVYWTYSYSPVKDEKGFIRGVFVACTETTQKVLTVQQLAVSEQRFQNLIRQATAGIIVLIGESLQVAIVNEAYARLVNRTVEELLHHPLFEIIPEAADPFQTIIQGVMQSGDPLYLYEQPYQIQVESGSMQGFLNLIYQPYREQDGTITGVIVFCQDVTSQVQAQQELLNKSRDLELALTIGNLGSFKVDLVSRLSIHSQPIVDWFELPSQTYLLDEVFQLIHEQDRARTIQAIEDSIAGKQGGYHDVTYRVISRQNGHLRYLHSMGQVLTEKGKPISISGIIQDVTPTVVSRQALEESEAALRDAIELAELTTWTIDLTNGQMYTSEKYARKFGLSHTEISLEEAWSMVHPDDRGHLTRLWEQSLSPESNGRFEAEYRILNAETSQPLAIQVIGQHYRNAKGEAHLFLGTARDITLERELQTTLENEVQKRTEELAAMNEELQASSEEVVKSNEILSTHLEEMTQLNRLLHLSNDRLKQFAYVASHDLQEPLRKIQAFSTLIEKKYADRLDEQGLTILSKITKSGEQMSTLIQDLLAFSRLAVDQDEKMIVSLQRVLARVLESLEIRLQETKADLQIDPLPALLGDESQLRQLFQNLLSNALKFVKAGEMPRIHVYSQLITSADLPPELQTVLKAPRYYRISVADQGIGFEPQYAERLFEVFQRLHTRQQYKGTGIGLAICQRVMENHQGAITAESEPGQGATFHVFFPT; encoded by the coding sequence ATGACCTTACCCCGCGTCTACACTGATTCGTTTCCCTTTTTACAAGGAGGTGGAGAAATGGGTCAACTTACCCGGCAGTTCGACTGGTCGAAGACCTCGCTTGGAACCCCGGATACCTGGCCAGCCAGCTTGTGTATCAGTCTGGGTATTTTACTGAACTCCAAGTTTCCCATGTTTCTTTACTGGGGACCCGACTATATCTGTTTTTACAACGATGCCTACCGCCCCAGTTTGGGCATTACGGGTAAACACCCAGCGGTACTGGGCAGCCGGGGCGAAGACATTTGGCCGGAAGTGTGGGCGTTTAATCGTCCCCGGCTCAATGCCATCATGGCGGGTGGCGAGGCAACCTGGGAGGAAGATCAGCTTCTACCCATCTATCGGAACGGAAAAATGGAACCCGTTTACTGGACCTACAGCTACAGTCCCGTTAAAGACGAAAAGGGGTTTATACGAGGCGTATTTGTGGCGTGCACGGAGACTACACAGAAAGTGCTGACGGTTCAGCAACTTGCCGTTTCTGAGCAACGTTTTCAAAATCTGATTCGCCAGGCTACGGCGGGTATCATTGTTCTAATCGGGGAGTCGCTGCAGGTAGCGATTGTCAATGAAGCCTACGCCCGATTGGTGAACCGTACGGTTGAGGAGCTTCTGCATCATCCTTTATTTGAGATTATTCCCGAAGCGGCTGACCCTTTTCAGACTATAATACAGGGGGTTATGCAATCCGGCGACCCCTTGTATCTCTACGAGCAACCGTATCAGATTCAGGTTGAAAGCGGGAGCATGCAGGGCTTTCTAAATCTGATTTATCAGCCATATCGCGAGCAGGACGGTACGATTACGGGTGTGATTGTCTTTTGTCAGGACGTCACTTCGCAGGTTCAGGCCCAGCAGGAACTATTGAATAAAAGCCGTGATCTAGAGCTGGCCCTGACCATTGGAAACCTAGGTAGCTTCAAGGTAGACTTAGTCAGTCGCCTATCGATTCATTCCCAACCCATTGTGGATTGGTTTGAGCTGCCTAGCCAGACATACCTACTCGACGAAGTTTTTCAGCTCATCCATGAGCAAGATCGTGCAAGGACGATCCAGGCCATTGAAGATTCCATCGCGGGTAAGCAGGGTGGTTATCACGATGTCACCTACCGGGTCATCAGTCGCCAGAATGGCCACTTGCGTTATTTGCATTCCATGGGGCAGGTCCTGACGGAAAAAGGGAAACCCATTTCGATTTCGGGTATCATCCAGGATGTTACGCCAACGGTTGTTAGCCGCCAGGCACTCGAAGAAAGTGAAGCGGCTTTGCGGGATGCCATTGAACTGGCGGAATTGACTACGTGGACTATTGATCTTACGAATGGTCAGATGTACACCTCTGAGAAATACGCCCGTAAGTTTGGTCTATCTCATACGGAAATTTCCCTGGAAGAAGCCTGGTCCATGGTACATCCCGATGATCGGGGTCATCTCACCCGGTTATGGGAACAGTCCTTAAGCCCGGAATCCAACGGACGGTTTGAGGCCGAGTATCGAATCCTGAACGCTGAGACGAGTCAGCCCTTGGCCATTCAAGTTATCGGTCAGCACTACAGGAATGCAAAAGGCGAGGCCCATCTTTTTTTAGGTACAGCCCGTGACATTACCCTCGAACGGGAGTTACAAACCACGCTGGAAAACGAAGTCCAAAAACGCACCGAGGAATTAGCTGCCATGAATGAAGAATTGCAGGCCAGTAGCGAGGAAGTGGTGAAAAGCAATGAAATCTTATCGACGCATCTGGAGGAAATGACGCAGTTGAATCGACTACTGCATCTTTCCAATGATCGTTTAAAGCAGTTTGCGTACGTAGCCAGTCACGATTTACAGGAACCGTTGCGAAAAATTCAGGCCTTCAGTACACTCATTGAAAAGAAATACGCGGACCGACTTGATGAACAGGGTCTGACCATCCTGTCAAAAATCACTAAATCGGGCGAACAAATGTCCACCCTGATTCAGGACCTACTGGCCTTTTCACGACTGGCCGTTGATCAGGATGAAAAAATGATTGTATCGTTACAGCGAGTACTGGCCCGCGTACTGGAGTCACTGGAAATACGCCTCCAAGAAACGAAAGCGGACTTACAGATTGATCCGTTACCGGCTTTACTCGGGGATGAGAGTCAGCTTCGGCAATTGTTCCAGAACCTATTGTCCAATGCCTTGAAGTTTGTCAAAGCCGGAGAGATGCCGCGTATTCACGTGTACTCGCAGCTGATTACATCCGCTGATTTACCCCCTGAACTCCAAACCGTGTTGAAGGCTCCGCGGTATTATCGCATCAGCGTAGCCGACCAGGGTATTGGTTTTGAACCGCAGTACGCTGAGCGTTTGTTCGAAGTTTTTCAGCGACTGCATACCCGACAGCAGTACAAGGGAACGGGCATTGGACTGGCCATTTGTCAGCGAGTCATGGAAAATCATCAGGGAGCCATTACTGCCGAAAGTGAACCCGGACAAGGGGCAACCTTCCACGTTTTTTTTCCGACCTGA
- a CDS encoding penicillin acylase family protein has translation MLSKISLLSIGLGLCISPVLAQSSFSPQEVKAMRTQAKRIEIIKDTYGVPHVYAKTDADAVFGMMYVQCEEFFDKVENSLITRTGRLAEVEGEAALLRDLWSNLFIDSTQAKAYYQQSPEWLRKLCDAHAAGINYYLATHPAVKPKLITRVEPWMNLMNNVPAMGGSNVSEADFKAFYLNDTHTIPGRSFTAEPPKNDGSNGWVLGPSRTKNKKPILLINPHSEYYGRIEIQVVSEEGLNSYGAPFLGQFPIFQGFNEYCGWMHPVSLSDAKDLYAEEVQRKNGRLMYRYEGTWKNVDSTVHEIRYKKADGIATRKVVTYRTHHGPIVYATATRWIALKTHEPNIDLLAMHWLKMKAKNIREFTEALNKRAMVGSNVLYADKDGNIAYWHGNFVPRKNPLLDWKRPVDGTTAATEWQGTHELSEIPHYLNPANGWLQNCNSTPLYGAGELSQEILKLPAYMHPDGHTPRAVHAVKVLTPLKEATMDDVVRASYDAYLPSGERYVPSLIAAYQSLTSDSLKIIVKGPIEVLKQWNFKTDTQSVATTLTVHWLEKIIQLDMARLPRPLTTEEQYSLTNGAALTTEFLSAREQVLALAQVVSELKKDYGSWEVPWGTANRFQRTEGEPSDQKPSWAVPATPGFMGSLNAYVSRKAPQTHKRYGVTGNTFVAAVEFGDRLRAKTILTGGASSDPKSPHYTDQVRGYIDGTYKEIYFYKEDVLKHMEKKYHPGDQ, from the coding sequence ATGCTTTCGAAGATTTCTCTTCTCTCGATTGGACTGGGGCTGTGTATAAGTCCGGTCCTGGCTCAGAGCTCATTTTCGCCCCAAGAAGTGAAGGCCATGCGTACGCAGGCCAAACGCATCGAAATTATCAAGGATACATACGGGGTGCCCCACGTGTACGCGAAGACCGACGCTGATGCCGTATTTGGCATGATGTACGTACAGTGTGAAGAGTTCTTCGATAAAGTAGAAAATTCTCTCATCACTCGAACGGGGCGACTGGCAGAAGTAGAAGGCGAAGCGGCCCTACTCCGCGACCTTTGGTCTAATCTGTTTATTGACTCGACGCAGGCCAAAGCCTACTATCAGCAATCGCCTGAGTGGTTACGAAAGCTTTGCGATGCCCACGCTGCCGGAATTAACTACTACCTGGCCACGCATCCCGCCGTAAAGCCCAAACTCATTACCCGGGTAGAACCCTGGATGAATCTGATGAATAACGTACCCGCCATGGGGGGCAGTAATGTTTCAGAAGCGGATTTCAAGGCGTTTTACCTGAACGATACGCACACCATTCCGGGTCGGAGTTTCACGGCCGAACCGCCCAAAAACGACGGCTCCAATGGCTGGGTGTTAGGTCCTTCCCGAACGAAAAATAAAAAGCCTATTCTACTGATCAATCCCCACTCTGAGTACTACGGTCGGATTGAGATACAGGTGGTCAGTGAGGAAGGGCTCAATTCGTACGGGGCTCCTTTCCTGGGCCAATTCCCCATTTTTCAGGGCTTTAATGAATACTGCGGCTGGATGCATCCGGTTTCGCTTTCCGATGCCAAAGATCTGTACGCCGAAGAAGTGCAACGGAAAAATGGAAGACTCATGTACCGCTACGAGGGTACCTGGAAAAACGTCGACAGCACCGTTCACGAAATTCGCTACAAAAAAGCGGATGGGATAGCAACCCGCAAAGTGGTCACGTACCGGACACACCACGGCCCCATTGTCTACGCGACAGCAACCCGCTGGATTGCTCTGAAAACGCACGAACCAAACATCGACCTGCTGGCCATGCACTGGCTGAAGATGAAGGCGAAAAACATAAGAGAATTTACCGAAGCCCTGAATAAACGGGCCATGGTGGGAAGTAACGTACTCTACGCCGATAAAGACGGGAACATTGCGTATTGGCACGGCAACTTCGTACCCCGAAAGAACCCGCTCCTCGACTGGAAACGTCCGGTAGATGGTACCACGGCGGCTACGGAATGGCAGGGTACGCACGAACTCTCGGAAATTCCTCACTACCTCAACCCGGCCAACGGCTGGCTGCAAAACTGCAATTCGACGCCCTTGTACGGAGCCGGTGAATTATCGCAGGAGATTCTGAAACTTCCCGCCTACATGCACCCCGATGGGCATACCCCGCGGGCGGTTCACGCCGTAAAAGTACTGACACCCCTCAAAGAAGCCACGATGGATGATGTCGTTCGGGCCTCCTACGATGCCTATTTGCCCAGCGGCGAGCGTTACGTACCCAGTTTGATCGCCGCTTACCAGTCCCTGACTTCAGATTCCCTGAAAATTATCGTCAAAGGTCCAATTGAGGTACTGAAACAATGGAACTTTAAGACGGATACGCAATCGGTGGCAACTACCCTGACGGTGCACTGGCTGGAAAAAATCATCCAGCTGGACATGGCCCGACTGCCCCGCCCCCTGACGACGGAGGAGCAGTATTCTTTGACTAACGGGGCTGCCCTGACTACTGAATTTCTTTCCGCGAGAGAGCAGGTACTGGCACTGGCTCAGGTGGTCAGTGAGTTGAAAAAGGACTACGGCTCCTGGGAAGTACCCTGGGGTACGGCAAATCGTTTTCAACGCACCGAAGGCGAGCCGAGTGACCAAAAACCAAGCTGGGCCGTTCCCGCCACGCCCGGATTCATGGGTTCGCTCAATGCCTATGTGAGTCGCAAAGCACCCCAAACGCACAAACGTTACGGGGTTACGGGCAATACGTTTGTCGCCGCCGTTGAGTTTGGGGATCGACTACGGGCCAAAACGATTCTGACGGGCGGGGCCAGCAGCGATCCGAAGTCCCCCCATTATACCGATCAGGTTCGGGGCTATATCGACGGAACGTACAAGGAGATTTACTTTTACAAAGAAGATGTCCTGAAACATATGGAGAAGAAATACCACCCCGGCGATCAATAA
- a CDS encoding alpha/beta hydrolase family protein: protein MKKFTGIALACLVSSLALGQSKTPASPEAQIAALQKQLSNLQHSFDALDKGIDDLSWEQKVGDVAMVDKVIITGPPPAVIKNPTGQGAKNPVRFSAYVFIPRKLDPSKKYPLLVLPHGGVHSNFNTAYAHIVKELTAQEYVVIAPDYRGSTGYGRGFYELIDYGGLEVDDTKSCRDYMLDNYDFIDKSRVGILGWSHGGMITLLNLFNYPKEYAVGYAGVPVSDLIARMGYKSQGYRDAYSADFHLGKSADENVEEYRKRSPAWNTHKLQTPLLIHTNTNDEDVNVLEVEHLIKALKADGKKFEYEIYKDAPGGHTFNRIDSYGAKESRMKIYDFLAQYLKPNKKFKNVKELIEVSYFPKTK, encoded by the coding sequence ATGAAAAAATTTACTGGAATCGCTCTGGCCTGTTTAGTCAGCTCCCTGGCCTTGGGCCAAAGTAAAACACCCGCCAGCCCCGAAGCCCAGATTGCGGCTTTACAAAAGCAATTATCCAATCTCCAGCACAGCTTCGATGCTCTGGATAAAGGCATTGATGATCTCAGCTGGGAGCAGAAAGTGGGCGATGTAGCGATGGTTGATAAGGTAATCATTACGGGCCCACCGCCAGCTGTCATTAAAAATCCCACGGGACAGGGAGCCAAAAATCCCGTTCGCTTTTCGGCGTACGTTTTTATTCCCAGGAAACTCGATCCGAGCAAAAAGTATCCCTTACTGGTGCTCCCGCACGGCGGCGTCCATAGCAATTTCAACACGGCGTATGCCCATATTGTCAAGGAATTAACGGCTCAGGAATACGTAGTCATTGCCCCCGATTACCGGGGTAGTACGGGTTACGGCCGAGGCTTTTACGAATTGATTGATTACGGTGGACTGGAAGTGGATGACACCAAAAGTTGCCGGGACTACATGCTCGACAACTACGATTTTATTGACAAAAGTCGGGTGGGCATCCTCGGCTGGAGTCACGGCGGAATGATTACCTTACTGAATCTCTTCAATTACCCCAAAGAATATGCTGTCGGTTACGCGGGTGTTCCCGTAAGTGACCTGATTGCCCGGATGGGTTACAAAAGTCAGGGCTACCGGGATGCCTATTCAGCGGATTTTCACTTAGGGAAATCAGCGGATGAAAACGTGGAAGAATACCGCAAACGCTCGCCCGCCTGGAACACGCACAAACTCCAAACCCCGCTTCTGATTCACACCAATACCAACGATGAGGACGTGAACGTACTGGAAGTCGAGCACCTGATCAAAGCCCTCAAAGCCGATGGGAAGAAATTCGAATACGAAATCTACAAAGACGCTCCCGGTGGACATACCTTCAACCGCATCGATTCCTACGGGGCCAAGGAAAGTCGCATGAAGATTTACGACTTTCTGGCCCAGTACCTTAAACCCAACAAAAAATTCAAAAACGTAAAGGAACTGATCGAGGTCAGTTATTTCCCGAAAACTAAATAA
- a CDS encoding SusD/RagB family nutrient-binding outer membrane lipoprotein → MNVRYKSLWTGLLSLTLLSCESLVSDMNQDLNNPTDASAEFVFTGTQIAHMAAQEGMASRLTIVWSGYGTGAFQQFGTFGQYQITASNFDDDWNLFYTGVNKNAVITINKANALGNRVMAGITKIIQAQNIGTATELWGDAPFSEASNSAEYKNPKFESQQELIPKLITLLNEGIADVESGIGTVGTRDIFFGGDLTKWKQVAYTLKARLHLDLKQYAEAYTAATSGVNGFSNSMYGLHGTTASVNENANYSFMTNIRAGSITAETAYNANLLNPAKTATYRGNAKTNETARFRFYYLENGVNAPGIIEPNTLTTASARGFFARDASFPLVTYQENILTLAEMALRSGKGFEVALGHLNAYRNFLNSGGYLHATYKVAGTYRYDPYVTADFAPGGMENTDGLTAENALLREILEERYVSFYGQHIGWNDERRTRKESVGIKLKPNIGSQLPGRFIYSQNELNSNANSPSPAPSLFDAISIYQ, encoded by the coding sequence ATGAACGTTCGCTATAAATCGCTTTGGACAGGTCTGCTGAGTCTGACGTTGCTTTCCTGCGAGTCACTGGTTTCGGACATGAACCAGGATTTAAATAACCCCACCGATGCCTCGGCTGAATTCGTTTTTACCGGTACTCAGATTGCTCACATGGCGGCTCAGGAAGGCATGGCCAGCCGCCTGACGATTGTCTGGAGCGGTTACGGGACCGGAGCTTTTCAGCAATTTGGTACCTTCGGTCAATACCAGATTACGGCCAGCAATTTTGATGATGACTGGAACCTCTTCTACACGGGCGTCAATAAAAATGCAGTTATTACCATCAATAAAGCCAACGCACTGGGCAACCGGGTTATGGCGGGGATCACCAAAATCATTCAGGCACAGAACATTGGTACGGCTACGGAGCTTTGGGGGGATGCTCCCTTTTCGGAGGCCAGTAATAGTGCGGAATACAAAAATCCGAAATTCGAGAGCCAACAGGAATTGATTCCAAAACTCATCACACTGCTCAATGAAGGCATTGCGGACGTAGAATCGGGCATTGGAACGGTTGGCACCCGCGATATTTTCTTTGGAGGTGATCTGACAAAGTGGAAACAGGTAGCCTACACCCTCAAGGCTCGTTTACATCTAGATTTGAAGCAATACGCTGAAGCCTATACGGCAGCTACTTCTGGGGTGAATGGGTTTAGCAATTCCATGTACGGACTGCACGGAACAACTGCCAGTGTGAATGAAAACGCGAATTATAGCTTCATGACCAACATTCGGGCAGGCAGTATTACAGCAGAAACGGCGTATAACGCGAATCTATTGAATCCCGCCAAGACGGCTACGTATCGGGGGAATGCCAAAACCAACGAGACTGCCCGTTTCCGGTTTTACTATCTGGAGAACGGGGTCAATGCTCCGGGTATTATTGAACCGAATACCTTGACGACAGCCTCCGCCCGCGGCTTTTTTGCCCGTGATGCCAGTTTTCCATTAGTCACCTATCAGGAAAACATTTTGACGCTGGCCGAAATGGCCTTACGTTCGGGCAAAGGCTTTGAGGTTGCTTTAGGGCATCTGAATGCGTATCGCAATTTTCTCAATAGTGGCGGGTACCTGCACGCCACGTACAAAGTAGCCGGCACCTACCGATATGATCCGTACGTTACAGCAGATTTTGCTCCGGGAGGTATGGAAAATACGGATGGATTAACGGCGGAAAATGCTCTGCTTCGTGAAATTCTGGAAGAACGTTACGTTTCTTTCTACGGTCAGCACATCGGCTGGAACGACGAACGTCGCACGCGGAAGGAATCGGTGGGTATTAAACTTAAACCGAATATCGGCAGCCAGTTGCCCGGTCGGTTTATCTATTCCCAGAACGAGCTTAATTCCAATGCGAATAGCCCTTCGCCCGCCCCAAGTCTGTTCGATGCCATTTCCATTTATCAGTAG
- a CDS encoding penicillin acylase family protein encodes MHCKRLLLGVIWIIGTLQAMGQSATQTLKMPGLQQPVEIIRDQWGVSHIYAKNEHDLFFAQGYVAATDRMFQLELWRRQATGTVAEWLGPSELKRDLGTRLFKFRQNLDQEFAHYHPRGKLIITAYTAGVNARVAEVRKDTSKLSFEFKLLKSIPGFWTPEVVISRHQGLIANLTSELSFGRQVHVMGEEKTRELNWFHPTRTPASEPKLTLEKGVDGAALMQDILGLYNAFRAPLRFKKPGSDVGKTFDFLDWYETEKEYVGSNNWTLSGEKSQSHFPMLANDPHRTQSTPSLRYWIHLNAPGWNVVGAGEPTLPGVSIGHNDYGAWGLTISGSDCEDLYVYDLNPQNPNQYQYKGQWVAMKIVTDTIPVKGQQPQVVQLKYTRHGPVVFEDAKTNKAYAVRAGWMDVGCAPYLASLRMNQSKSWDEFREACSFARLPSLNMIWADRKGHIGWQVSTLAPIRPNWSGLVPVPGDGRFEWAGYLPIQQLPHLSDPAKGFIASANSNLTSPDYQPRTALGWEWSTPYRTDRLEEVLGSSKRFNLSDFSQLQNDVLSIPARTLVPLLKFALPSNEESVQKAVSLLQNWDFRLNPESIEAAIYGEWENQLRDYVYEKAVPKAAQAHFRRLSTKVLIDYLLSPPPEVFGSTPLETRNQVLTTALQEALKVLTKRLGKDSKNWNYGQVNNKHITITHAFSDWVSPAMQQKINLGPIARGGNAETINNSGNTLNQTHGASFRILVDTENWDKTLGVNSPGQSENPDDPHYRDLFDKWNRGEYFPVYFSKEKIKNVADRTTLLTP; translated from the coding sequence ATGCATTGTAAACGTTTACTATTGGGCGTCATCTGGATAATCGGCACGCTACAGGCCATGGGCCAGTCGGCAACCCAGACGCTGAAAATGCCCGGTCTACAACAACCCGTGGAGATCATTCGGGACCAATGGGGGGTATCGCACATTTACGCTAAAAATGAGCATGATCTCTTTTTTGCTCAGGGCTACGTCGCCGCTACGGACCGCATGTTTCAGCTGGAGCTTTGGCGGAGGCAGGCCACGGGTACCGTCGCCGAGTGGCTGGGACCTTCGGAGTTGAAGCGGGATCTGGGTACGCGATTGTTTAAATTTCGTCAGAACCTCGACCAGGAATTCGCTCATTATCATCCCAGGGGTAAACTCATCATTACCGCCTACACTGCGGGTGTAAACGCCCGGGTAGCCGAGGTTCGGAAGGATACGAGCAAGCTTTCCTTCGAGTTTAAATTACTGAAAAGCATACCTGGCTTCTGGACACCGGAAGTCGTCATCAGTCGCCATCAAGGCCTGATTGCCAACCTGACGAGTGAGTTGAGTTTTGGGCGGCAGGTTCACGTCATGGGGGAAGAAAAAACCCGGGAGCTCAACTGGTTTCACCCGACACGCACGCCCGCGTCCGAACCGAAACTTACGCTGGAAAAGGGGGTAGACGGTGCCGCCCTAATGCAGGATATTCTGGGCCTGTACAATGCCTTCCGGGCTCCCTTACGCTTTAAAAAGCCGGGCTCTGATGTAGGAAAGACCTTTGACTTTCTGGACTGGTACGAAACGGAAAAAGAATACGTGGGGTCGAACAATTGGACGCTGAGCGGCGAAAAGTCGCAAAGTCATTTCCCGATGTTAGCCAATGATCCACACCGTACACAGTCTACGCCTTCCCTGCGGTACTGGATTCACCTCAACGCTCCGGGCTGGAATGTCGTAGGAGCCGGCGAACCGACATTACCCGGTGTATCCATCGGTCATAATGACTACGGAGCCTGGGGACTGACCATCTCGGGATCGGATTGCGAGGATCTGTACGTGTATGATCTCAACCCGCAAAACCCGAATCAATATCAATACAAAGGGCAATGGGTGGCGATGAAAATCGTGACGGATACGATCCCCGTTAAAGGTCAGCAACCGCAGGTGGTACAGTTGAAATACACCCGTCACGGTCCGGTGGTGTTCGAAGACGCAAAAACCAATAAAGCTTACGCCGTGCGAGCGGGCTGGATGGACGTGGGTTGTGCCCCTTATCTGGCAAGTCTTCGTATGAATCAGTCGAAAAGCTGGGACGAGTTTCGCGAGGCTTGCTCCTTCGCCCGGCTTCCGTCGCTCAACATGATCTGGGCCGATCGTAAAGGGCATATCGGCTGGCAGGTTTCAACGTTAGCACCCATTCGCCCCAACTGGTCCGGATTGGTACCCGTCCCCGGCGACGGACGATTTGAATGGGCGGGTTATCTGCCCATCCAGCAGTTACCGCACCTGAGCGACCCCGCCAAAGGCTTCATTGCCTCGGCCAATAGTAACCTTACCTCGCCCGATTACCAACCCCGTACGGCCCTCGGTTGGGAATGGTCAACTCCGTACCGAACCGATCGGCTGGAAGAAGTGCTGGGCAGTAGTAAACGCTTCAATCTGAGTGATTTTTCGCAGTTACAGAATGACGTTCTGTCCATTCCGGCCCGCACACTGGTACCTCTACTGAAATTTGCTCTTCCTTCGAACGAAGAATCGGTTCAGAAAGCCGTAAGCCTGCTACAAAACTGGGATTTCCGGTTGAACCCGGAATCAATAGAAGCGGCCATCTACGGCGAATGGGAAAACCAACTGCGGGACTACGTGTACGAAAAAGCGGTACCCAAAGCCGCTCAGGCTCATTTTCGGCGGCTTTCTACGAAGGTTCTAATCGACTATCTGCTCTCACCACCGCCGGAGGTTTTTGGCTCTACGCCCCTCGAAACCCGGAATCAGGTATTAACTACAGCCTTGCAGGAAGCCCTAAAGGTATTAACCAAACGGCTGGGGAAAGATTCTAAAAACTGGAACTACGGACAGGTAAACAACAAACACATTACAATCACGCACGCCTTTAGTGACTGGGTAAGTCCCGCCATGCAACAAAAAATCAACCTGGGTCCAATTGCCCGGGGTGGCAATGCGGAAACGATCAACAATTCGGGCAATACGTTGAATCAGACCCACGGAGCTTCGTTCCGAATTCTGGTAGATACTGAAAACTGGGATAAGACGCTGGGCGTAAATAGTCCGGGGCAATCCGAAAATCCGGACGATCCGCACTACCGGGATTTGTTCGACAAATGGAATCGGGGGGAGTACTTCCCGGTGTATTTCAGCAAAGAAAAAATCAAAAACGTAGCCGATCGAACGACCTTACTTACGCCTTAA
- a CDS encoding serine hydrolase domain-containing protein: MYSFLLLSFCSLLISVPASAQWTRSSNESQEETARIRNFLQRVANESGAPGVSAAVMIQGRMAFSGGVGFADLDNQVRQTGKTVHNIGSISKAVAVLAIMQLEEQGLLRLDDEIQKYLPYFPRKEKPITIRHILTHTSGIRHYNQRDSEDQGVKRMRHYEDFEEATKLFRDDPLLFMPGDYYNYSSFSSNLMHGIVEKVSGMPFEAYLKKNIWEPAGMLATSFDVPSRIVAHRGKGYVRDEKGVLINAPYEDVSYKYAGGGIVSTPEDMLYLVKALNKGHLLRNSTLDKLYFKHFNIREKQWGAKKTDNPPPVWQGLIWQIGNDVKDRTWYGHSGTVKGTRSYLLNFPDDGVIIALQANIGSIPIDEYAHSLAQMVLAEVSPKKLK; this comes from the coding sequence ATGTATTCTTTTCTCCTGTTGAGTTTTTGCAGTCTTCTGATCAGCGTACCCGCATCGGCTCAGTGGACACGTTCGTCCAACGAATCCCAGGAAGAAACGGCTCGTATTCGTAACTTTCTCCAACGAGTGGCGAATGAAAGTGGTGCTCCTGGGGTATCTGCCGCCGTGATGATTCAGGGCCGGATGGCTTTTTCGGGCGGGGTAGGCTTTGCCGACCTGGACAATCAGGTGCGGCAGACGGGAAAAACGGTACATAATATTGGTTCGATTTCTAAAGCCGTTGCCGTTCTGGCGATCATGCAATTAGAAGAGCAGGGCCTGCTCAGGCTGGACGATGAAATTCAGAAATACCTTCCCTATTTTCCCCGCAAGGAAAAACCCATTACCATCCGGCATATACTAACGCATACTTCGGGCATCCGTCACTACAATCAGCGGGATAGCGAAGATCAGGGGGTAAAACGAATGCGTCATTACGAGGATTTTGAAGAGGCGACCAAGCTTTTTCGCGATGACCCACTGCTGTTTATGCCGGGAGACTACTATAATTACTCCTCCTTTTCGAGTAATCTCATGCATGGTATTGTCGAAAAAGTATCCGGCATGCCCTTTGAAGCGTACCTGAAAAAGAACATCTGGGAGCCCGCGGGTATGCTGGCGACTTCTTTCGATGTTCCTTCCCGCATTGTGGCTCATCGCGGGAAGGGTTACGTTCGGGATGAAAAGGGCGTGCTCATCAATGCTCCGTATGAGGATGTGAGTTATAAATACGCCGGAGGCGGTATTGTTTCCACGCCGGAAGATATGCTGTATTTGGTAAAGGCTCTTAACAAGGGTCACTTATTGAGAAATTCGACCCTTGATAAATTGTACTTTAAACACTTTAACATCCGGGAGAAGCAGTGGGGGGCGAAAAAAACCGACAACCCACCTCCCGTTTGGCAGGGACTTATTTGGCAGATCGGCAACGATGTGAAGGATCGAACCTGGTATGGCCACAGTGGCACCGTAAAAGGAACGCGTTCGTACCTGCTTAATTTCCCTGACGATGGAGTGATCATCGCCCTGCAAGCAAACATTGGCTCCATTCCCATTGACGAATATGCTCATTCGCTCGCCCAAATGGTTTTAGCCGAGGTTTCACCCAAAAAGTTAAAATAA